NNNNNNNNNNNNNNNNNNNNNNNNNNNNNNNNNNNNNNNNNNNNNNNNNNNNNNNNNNNNNNNNNNNNNNNNNNNNNNNNNNNNNNNNNNNNNNNNNNNNNNNNNNNNNNNNNNNNNNNNNNNNNNNNNNNNNNNNNNNNNNNNNNNNNNNNNNNNNNNNNNNNNNNNNNNNNNNNNNNNNNNNNNNNNNNNNNNNNNNNNNNNNNNNNNNNNNNNNNNNNNNNNNNNNNNNNNNNNNNNNNNNNNNNNNNNNNNNNNNNNNNNNNNNNNNNNNNNNNNNNNNNNNNNNNNNNNNNNNNNNNNNNNNNNNNNNNNNNNNNNNNNNNNNNNNNNNNNNNNNNNNNNNNNNNNNNNNNNNNNNNNNNNNNNNNNNNNNNNNNNNNNNNNNNNNNNNNNNNNNNNNNNNNNNNNNNNNNNNNNNNNNNNNNNNNNNNNNNNNNNNNNNNNNNNNNNNNNNNNNNNNNNNNNNNNNNNNNNNNNNNNNNNNNNNNNNNNNNNNNNNNNNNNNNNNNNNNNNNNNNNNNNNNNNNNNNNNNNNNNNNNNNNNNNNNNNNNNNNNNNNNNNNNNNNNNNNNNNNNNNNNNNNNNNNNNNNNNNNNNNNNNNNNNNNNNNNNNNNNNNNNNNNNNNNNNNNNNNNNNNNNNNNNNNNNNNNNNNNNNNNNNNNNNNNNNNNNNNNNNNNNNNNNNNNNNNNNNNNNNNNNNNNNNNNNNNNNNNNNNNNNNNNNNNNNNNNNNNNNNNNNNNNNNNNNNNNNNNNNNNNNNNNNNNNNNNNNNNNNNNNNNNNNNNNNNNNNNNNNNNNNNNNNNNNNNNNNNNNNNNNNNNNNNNNNNNNNNNNNNNNNNNNNNNNNNNNNNNNNNNNNNNNNNNNNNNNNNaaaaatagagtgtgagcgatattttagtaagacggaaaccaaaagagtgttgttccttttgagtgtgtagtagtcactttgagtattgtattcgtaactacacagtgtaaaattccttactatagtaatatcagttgctcctcttggctcgtggttttttcccttattcagaagggtttccacgtaaaattcttggtgtcgttattttcccattctatttccattacttttaccatatatatttttgtgctcgTCCGCGTTTTCTCTACACATGCAACCTATTTACTGAGTCGGGTAACAGatgaatgatattaaaatattaatttagttatcAGTATAGATTGTGGTACATTCGATATGAGTGTTTTGTTTTTAATCAGATGTCTCATGTTCGATTCTTAAGTTAGAAGATAATCTTATTGGGAAGCGTTATCCTAATTGAACCTTGCAGAGCACAATCtgaatttaattagaatttcaaattcaataattacaatttataattaaaggTTTCGGGAAAGACTTAGTAACCTTCTTTAATACTGATAAAAAGGGAAATGATGAACATGGCTTCACCATTAATTTTTGAACGAATTCATTGTCTCACAATCATTATGAACCCATAATGATCTCGCCCACTTTTAATTAAAGtaatagttaaattattttacaagcAATACTGgcaatgagaagaaaaaaaggaaaagtcgTCCTTTGTAGAAATTGGGCATAACTTCATTTTCATGAACAGTTGGTGCCCAATGACAAGTCAGCTGTTATACACAAGTAAAGCTTTTATTAATAATTGCAATTGCAATGCTGAGTGTATTAAATATGTAGTGTAAGACGAGAGTAGCAATAAACCTCTCATTGAAGAAGCAGCACCAACTAAACCAACATCGTCTCTCATCAATGCTACAATCACATTTTGTGCAACcttgcaaaaaaaaagaaaagacttTTGTTTGATCAAAAATGGGGGGAAGTTGCTTTCTGGTTTTGCTTCTTCAAATCATAGTTACTCAagttgttggtgttggtgttggcgtTGGCGTTGGTGTTGGACCTGGAGGTGTTTGGTTTGGTGGAGGGATCAACAGCCCAAACCCAGGAGCTGTCCCAAGTCAAAGTTCAGCTTACACTGCTCTTCAAGCATGGAAATCTGCAATTACTGATGATCCATCGGGGATTTTGAAGAATTGGGTGGGTCCAAATGTGTGTAGTTACAAAGGAATTTTCTGCTCAAACTCTCGAGATTACATGGGCAACCCAACAGACCCAGTTGTTACAGGTATAGATCTCAATCATGCAAATCTTCAAGGCACTCTAGTAAAAGAACTGTCTTATTTAACAGATGTTTCTCTCATTCATCTCAATACCAACAGATTTTCAGGTATAATTCCACAAACATTCAGAGATCTGTCTTCACTCGTTGAATTAGACCTTAGTAACAACCATTTCTCAGGTCCATTCCCTACTACAGTACTATTCATCCCAAATCTTCTTTATTTAGATCTCAGATTCAACAGTTTCACAGGCCCAATTCCCGAGGATCTGTTCAACAGAAAACTTGATgctatttttcttaataataacCAGTTTGATGGTGAACTACCTCAGAGTTTAGGGAATTCCCCTGCTTCAGTCATTAATTTTGCTAATAATAAGTTTACTGGCAACATTCCTTTTAGTTTAGGGTACATGGGTCCGAGAATTAAGGAGATTTTGTTCTTAAACAATGAGTTAAATGGTTGTATACCAGAAGGTGTGGAATTATGGACGGATTTGCAAGTATTAGATGTAAGTTTCAATTCACTAATGGGGCATTTGCCTGATACCCTTTCTTGTTTGAGTGGCATTGAGGTTCTCAACTTGGGACATAACAAGTTATCTGGAGATTTACCAGACTTGGTTTGTTCACTAAGAAACCTTGTGAATTTGACTCTTGCTTACAATTTCTTCTCTGAGTTGAGCCAGGATTGTGACAAACTTCCATTGAGAAATGTGGGTATTGATTTCTCATTGAACTGTATTCCAGGAAGACAAATGCAAAGGCCTCAACCTGAGTGCTCTGTCATTCCAGGTGGAAGTCTTAGTTGCCTTAGAGTACCTGCAGTAAAGCCTCTTGTTTGTGgatgaaaaaaattactattacCGGACTTAGTAGGGCTCCAACGtgaactaaaaaataaaaaagaaaaatgaaaaactactactactactattttttttatttatgagtgACAACAATTGAGCACTCTCATCAATGTTTTTGTTGTAAACCTGGCCAAGTTATGACTTGTACCTTTCAAAGTTATTTCTcttccttatttatttatgttgcaTTATGAATTGTAAATACTACTAGTATTAAATTAGGACACTTATGGGTTTCACCCTAGAAGAGGACCTCTAGCAATCATAATTCCTCATCAATAGTCGGCGATGAACTTTCTTTGTCTATGATCTAGATATATAACTTTTTGGAATGTAGGGTGTCTGTCATCTAATATGGGAAACTGTGATGACAACGAGGTGATCCGGCCGAGCGAGTTGAGCTTAACATGTAAAATTCTTAATTCGTCTcgtataataatttttttttcattttcaacctGTCTCACCCCACGCCGTATGAATCTGCCTCAAATAattcttttaatgtttttttcttgttaaatttaatactaaaatcaaatttataaaaaaaaattattttttcattaagttatattaatttaacaggataatgattttaaaaattattttgtataagTCAATTGGAAAACAtgtaagaaattatattattttttattaaaccattttcagtttctatcttaaatattttagtagctttaaagaaattattttaataaataatgatacATCGCAATTATAACAtgtaaaaaagttcaaattgagTTTGAtccacataaaatcacatataccgCAACCCGATCCGGCCCacattagtttttaaaaaaactcactTCAACCGCCCCTTCCcatattagttttaaaaaagacTCACTTCAACCCTCTCCGCATCTCATCCGCCACACAACCTTAAACCCATCCACATTTTTTAATCTAACGTTATATTATATTCAAGAATTAGAGcccgtttggattgacttaaaaaaaatagtttttaagtcaaaaataaaaaatgttctCCAATgacttttaagtaaaaaaaaaagtaggggGAGATCTACTTTTGGTTCctgacttattttaaattattttttactttatcaaACACTtagtaacttattttaaattatttttgaattattttaaattattatttttatttaccaaACACTTTCAGATTTCAAAAACTGAAGTAAAAGTagattcaattaatttttaagttaatcCAAACGGAGTGGTCCTAGGATGAATTTGTAGTAGTGTTGAGGGATACTGTTGGAATGCTTTCGTTTATTGTCCATATCTTGAAAGGGAAATAACACAAACCAATGACAAAATGGTTGAATTTCATgctaaatatacaaaataaaataaaaacatgctAAGTGGTATGTAAGGAAGAGTCACTCCTAAGTCCTATCTTAACATGCTAAGTGGTATGTAAGGAAGAGTCACTCCTAAGTCCTATCTTCACTTGTCATGTTGATCATTCATTGTGTTTGAGCATTCAACAACATAGAGGACCATATGTTAAACCTTTCGTAATATGGAAAGAAAAGTAGTGATGAATTTAGTATCAAGCGGATttaaatataaagaagaaaattcacgaaaatgaaaaattaaaaaattaatggcGATTACGAACCTAAAATTTTTATCAAGcggttgaagaagaaaatagaaaaaagaaaagaaaaagaaaccaAAAAATTAGTGTGTTGTTGTCTGGTTTTGAACTCGAGcacttccaaaaaaaaaacaactttaGCAATGAACAAATGACTATTATTTGTGTAGATGAGGTCAACTTTTTTATTATACCCAAagcaaataaatttatatatttcgtGTAACTTTTTTAATAAGTGTATTCATATGAACCTTCTTAACTCAAAGTAgaaagaagatataaaaaaataagataagagAAAACAATGTGCTGTCATACACATGTGAACAATTTCACGTGGGAAACAGATGACTTGTTTGCTCACATGTCATTTTCCCACTCATTTGTAACTAATGCAGTCCTATTAATTTTCcttcttattgagtttgcttTCAAATCTCTAGTCATTTTAGAGGTTTCATTTGGAGGCAATTCTTACACATTCATCATtagtaatttggagattgtaatATGCTGATTATTTTTCATTGCATGAATGTTTACTTTGATATATTGCAAATTgatatacaatatataattttgaatattctgaaacataataacaacaaaGTGTTTCTATCATTATGTGGATTAGTTTTTTCACTAAACTATATACTATTGTTAGTCACACTAAAGTCCCTCCCTCGGGTTCAAAATATTTAGGGCGTTATGCTGAAATTTACAATTACATGtcatatttatgataaattagatgacaaataaaagttagttaaattatattattaatatgatttgATCAAATGACCTACATATTAAAaactaataacaaaaaaatataaattctattgGGAAAATAATCTCACATAAATAAAACTCTTTCATAACTACATAGTGGATGTTATTATGCCCATGGTATACAAAGAACGATATTCAATTTATAGAGTTCTAAATTTTCCTAAAAAAGATAAAccaaatataaaagataattatattttgctcaAATTCTCTCACAACAAATTCACAATTTTATCAGGACTccctattttctctctctttttgttCTTCAGAGTCTAGCAAAGCCAATGGCACCATGTGAAGTGATGAAACAAGAAATATCTGTTGAAACAGAGAGGGATATGAACTATCCTGCAAAGCCAATCGCACCGTGTGGCATGACTGCTAAGTTAGCCCCAAAGATTGATAGCAACCCTTTTTATATGCCTAAcaagttttctatttttttatgctCATTTTATATTTCACTTACACTTTGTAAGTTAATAAGTTtggtatttattttaaattttttatcaactaGTGTAATTGgccgcgcttcgcgcggtcctaaaaatcatacttttttttgtttcattttatgtgacatatttttcttcattgtcCACTCCCATAAGTATTAGTTTATCTAATTAAATAGAATTTACCACACTTTTAACAGTTTTTTTCTCAAACACCGTATCAAGTCAAAGAatgtcatataaaatgaaacgaaaagagtataaatataattaaatattaattagtattacAATTTTATATAAGAGACAATAATTGTCTTTTCATGAACTTTAGAAtttagattatatatatatatatatatgtttttttattgaatgaatGTGTAAGACGCCAGAAAATGAGATTACTCATTTAAATTAAGGTATAATATTAACgtaaataagaaatgaaaaaaaaaaataacataagttTTGGATAATAAAcccaaaagataaaataattttatttagtgtTATATAAACTATCTAATATGATTTTCAgatgtaaaaaaagaaaagttagaaTATTGAAAATGTAAATTTGCCCATATCgacaatcaaataaaaaagttaGTACATTAGTGAAATGAAATAACCGttagttttcaaaaatgaattatgatattgaattattattattttttgaacttttgctttaaaatgtcttttaaaGTAAGGATAAAAGTAAAACTACTAAAATCTGCTAAGTTTTATCTTATAGCGCTATTAATTACCAACATAGATTGAATTCtattaattaaactttaaattgcatatgatattgaaaaaaatgattttcttattcaaaagaCAAATCATGTCATTCTTATTTTGCCTGACTTTATATGTTATATAgattattttgagataaaagaaacattcatattttttttgaaaaagacaGTCATTTGTTTTGTGAgcaaatacaaattcatataatcttttttatttatttataaatataatgaatgataatatatcataactcaatatgaaattgataaaattattccTAAAATTACAATAAGACATttactccaaaaaaaaaagttattacaTTCCAATCAACTCTAATTATGTACAAGTTtgcaataaatgaaaaaaaagtaacaaaatttgatacaacactaatgataatatattctacaaatatgaaattaatacaCTTATTCCTACCACTTATAATAGgcattttctctaaaaaaaatactacGTTGAATTCATAGTATAACTATATAAAAactaacaataaataataaaagtagcAAACAATGATATATTACTATGACATGCTTTCAATCTTGAATTTGGACAAATACTTCTCACAAGTGAGGGAAAATTGTACTTTATttcccccccaaaaaaaaaatctgtacCAAagtacaatttaaaataaataattgtggCAAAAGAAAACCAAGAAAGAAGAACCTACGAAATAACTTCTTTTTTAGGAAAAAGAGTTCAAATGAAGGAGCACATTAATAGTAATGAAGAATTGAATAGTAAGCttagaaatgaaaaagaaagaatgttACGCGGTAGAAATGACTTCCTTTTTAGTACTTAAAGTAATAAAAAGAATAGTAACATaaaattgaagtaaataatgaatttgaataattaaaaaaataagtattaaGGGAATTATGCGTAATTGAGTTTTGACGTAAATAAACTTGTATTAGCAATTGAGAGTAGTGGGCTGCTAGATTTAATTTGGATTTTACTGCATTTGATTGCTATGTTTAATTAAGCCACATCACATTTTCTATATTCaacttggacagcacacacggtcggacgacgtcaggcgtgacatgcaatcatcgcttttgggcagcacacacggtcgaacgacgtcgggcatggcatgccatcatggcccttggacagcacacacggtcggacgtcgtcgggcgtggcatgtcatcatcgtctttgggcagcacacacggtcggacgatgtcgggcgtggcatgccatcatagcccttggacaacacacacggtcgacgTTGAAACTCAACTCTCTCTTGTTGTCGCGGCTACAGCCCGTCGCGCGTCCGGACTCCCTGACCCTCACCGCGCCTTCCGAGGCGCTCCGACCGTGACCCCAGGTCTGGCGGGATCACCCGCTGAGTTTAAGCATATCAATAAGCGGAGGAAAAGAAACTTACAAGGATTCCCCTAGTAACGGCGAGCGAACCGGGAACAACCCAAATTGGGCGGCTCCGTCGTGCGAATTGTAGTCTGGAGAAGCGACCTCAGCGGTGGACCGGGCCCAAGTCCCCTGGAAGAGGGCGCCGGAGAGGGTGAGAGCCCCGTCATGCCCGGACCCTGTCGCACCACGAGGCGCTGTCTACGAGTCAGGTTGTTTGGAATGCAGCCCAAATCGGGCGGTGAATTCCGTCCAAGGCTAAATACGGGCGAGAGACCGATAGCGAACAAGTACCGCGAGGAAAATATGAAAAGGAATTTGAAAAGAGAGTCAAAGAGTGCTTGAAATTGTCGGGAGGGAAGCGGATGGGGGCCGGCGATGCGCCCCGGTCGGATGTGTAACGGTGACGAGCCGGTCCGCCGATCGACTCGGGGCGTGGACCAGCGTGGATTGGGGGGACGGCCAAAGCCCGGGCTCTCGATACGCCCGTGGAACGCCGTCTCCCCGATTGTGGAAGGCAGCGCGTGCCTTCGGCGTGCTTCGACATCTGCGCGCTCCGGACGCTGGCCTGTGGGCTCCCTATTATGCACGTTCTAAGGTACAAACACACATCAGCTTTCACAAAtgactttaatatatataaaaaaatatttttcaataatttttttttaatttttatttttttcgaaaaatCCGAAAAATTAGtaataagttaataaaaaataggaaaaatatcaaaaaaaatatgaaatcaacaccgaaaattcacaaataattatgggaaccttaaaataaaaaatttaatacattttaatttttaaaaagagacgtaaaaaataaaaaagcataaaaataaattataaaataatgattaaaagtCAG
The window above is part of the Solanum pennellii chromosome 5, SPENNV200 genome. Proteins encoded here:
- the LOC107020737 gene encoding leucine-rich repeat extensin-like protein 4, translated to MGGSCFLVLLLQIIVTQVVGVGVGVGVGVGPGGVWFGGGINSPNPGAVPSQSSAYTALQAWKSAITDDPSGILKNWVGPNVCSYKGIFCSNSRDYMGNPTDPVVTGIDLNHANLQGTLVKELSYLTDVSLIHLNTNRFSGIIPQTFRDLSSLVELDLSNNHFSGPFPTTVLFIPNLLYLDLRFNSFTGPIPEDLFNRKLDAIFLNNNQFDGELPQSLGNSPASVINFANNKFTGNIPFSLGYMGPRIKEILFLNNELNGCIPEGVELWTDLQVLDVSFNSLMGHLPDTLSCLSGIEVLNLGHNKLSGDLPDLVCSLRNLVNLTLAYNFFSELSQDCDKLPLRNVGIDFSLNCIPGRQMQRPQPECSVIPGGSLSCLRVPAVKPLVCG